DNA from Nitrospina gracilis Nb-211:
GTTTTCCTGGTAATACGTTTTCACCGCTTCATCCGTCACGTTGGCCTTGGGCGCCAGTTTGGTGCGCGTGACCTGTTCTTCCACCAACTGCCTCTCGATGCTGGCGCGCAGGAGGCCCTCGTTCAATCCCTGCAGGCGGAGCGCGCGGTCGAACAGTTCTTCGGATGGAAACTGGCCGCGGATTTTTTCAATCTCGCTGCGTACGGCTTTGTCGTCGACGGTGATGCCCCACTGTTTCGCTTTCTGGAACAGCAGTTCCTGCCCGATGAGGTTGTCGAGCGCTTCTTTGGAGTACTGCGCCTCCTGCTCCGGGGTCACGCGGTGGCCCTGTTGCTGGTGGAACATCTTATACATCTGCACCTGGCTGGCCAGCATGGTGCCGGGGATTTCCCTGCCGTTGACAGTGGCGACGATCGGCGGCACGAGGCGTCCGTTGATTTCCATGCGCGCGTCCTCGGGCGCGTGTGTGTCCGCCACCTGTGCGATGGACACAGTCGGCCAAAACAGAACGGCCGCCAGCAGTGAAGTGAGCAGAAGTCGGGCAGGGGTTTTGAAGAGCATGTCAATTCCTTACAGGTTGATGAATGAACATTGTGCGAAACAAACGTCCGGCGAAAATAGACCGCAACCCCCCGGGCCCGGTGCCGTGACCGTTGTTGCGTGAATGCCGCAGGTGGAACGGACGGGGCGTCTTTGGGGCCATCGCAAATGAAGCCGGTCCCTGTTTCGAAGTTGCGCGGAGGCAACCGTTTGCGACCTTTTCCTGCACGCGAGTGATTCGGTTGCCGCCAGGTGTGGCTTGAAAGAGCATTGGCTCCATTATAGGCCGTTTGGACATTCGTGTAAAACGGGAGCCGGGGCGGGCAAAAAAAATCCCCCGGGCGAAACCGCCCGGGGGATGGGGATACAGGGTTGAAGAACGATCAGAACTTCAGGTCCAACTGAACGTAACCCCAGTTGGCGGAACCGTCACGCACAGTGGGTGAGTTACGTACCACACGCGGGTTGACCAGGTAAAAACCCTGATCTGCCCAGTAGTTGGAATACCCGGCAGTCATCGTCAGGTTCGAACTGTATTTGTGAACCAGGGTGATGTCCAGCTCGCGGCCCAGATCAATGTTCTCGGCCGGGGTTTTGAAGTAATGAAAGTCCGCTTTCACCGTCCAGTTGGACGCCGGGTTCATCGCGGTTTTAATGGCGATGTCCTCGAGACCCAGGTAGGACGTGTCGCCACCGGTGGCGTTCAGGTACGTGTCCATGTACCCGTAGAACTTGTGACCGGTGTCGTACAGGGTGTCAAAGGTACCCCAGATTCCGTCCTGAATATCCTCGGAGTCCGTACCGGAGAGCCGGTCGTACCACAAGGTGACGTTCGGGGTCCACATGACGTTCTTGAAGGTCTTGCCGACGCGCGCGCCGATCATGTACGCGCGGCGGTCAACACCCGAGCCGGCGCCCTTGGTGTAGGCGGTCAGGTTTGCGGCGGAAACCGCCTTTCCCGTCACCGGCATGGTCGTCGCGATGCCTTCCGCGCGGCCACCCTGGAAGTAACCTTCAAAGCGGTAGTCGAAACCGCCAGCGCTACCGGCGATGCGACCACCCACGGTGATCATCTCGTTGGCCGGATTGCCAGCGGACGTGCCGGAACCGTTCCAGGAGTTGTCCACCGTGATGACCAGGTACGGAGAGATCACTGCATTCGGAACCAGCGTCTTGATGTTGCCCCAGAACACATGGTCTTCCCGGTCGCAGTTGTCACTCAGATCGCCACCGCCGAATCCGGTGCCACGGCCACAAGTACCCTGACCGAGCAGACCACCGGGACCGGCAGGACCCAGGTTGACGGGTGCACCGGCACTGTTGCCACCCACCGCGAACGGTACGGAACCATTCGCTTCAATGGCCTTGATGAAGATGTACGAAAACATGTTGTCGCCGTGGTGGTGGTCCAACCGGATGGCGTCCGAAGACTGTGCACCCGTGGTCCATCCGGTGTTGCCGAACAGGCGGTGTCCGTCCAGAACCACTTCCTGCCGACCGATTTTCAGGTCAGCGGGCATGCCAAAAAAATCCTGTACGGTGAAATAAGCCTGGTGGAGACCGACATCAACAAGTCCGTCGGCAGGAACAGCGGCGTTGCGGGGTCCGGGAGCGGGACCGGGGATGAGACCGCCGGTGCCAGCGCCGTAAACACCGCGGGCCTGGAACTGAATGAACGCGCCGATTTTGTCATCGATGTTGACGTCGGCGTTCAGTCGAATGCGGGTCAGGAAAAAATGGGTGGGATCGGTTTTCTTGTCGAAATCGTTTTGCTCAAAAATCTCGTATCGGGGTCGCATTTGACCGCCGAACTTGACACTGGCCGCCTGGGCGACCATGACGCCGGCCAACAAAACGGCCACCGTCACCGCACCTGCGGCTAAAAGTTTCCTTTTCATGCTTACCTCCTCCAAGTAAGGAAATGGAACTTGCTTAACTCACGGTATCAACGCTTATATGGGAAGCTCCTTGATCTTGAGCGAACTTTTCTCGCGTCTTGCGGAGAGTGGGTCCTCCTCTTTTATGAAGGTTGGTGTTCGGGATCACTTCCAGTCATAGACGAACAACGTGGTCATCTTTTCATCCCGGAAGAGGCCGCCCTTGTCGGCCACGGTGGCTACGTGGACTTGATGTCTGCGGGAATCCTTCGTACCCACCACCTGGAATGCGGCCAGGTATCCCTTCTGTTTATTGGTTTCAAATGCCGTTTCCATCCCCTCCCTGTTGACGGCAATGAAAGCCAGACTACTGCTGTTGATTACGACCAATTCTGATAGCCAGTCGCCTCCAAACCGATGGTTTTTAGGGACCAGCAGGAACCGTTGGTTCCTTTTTTGGACCGGCACCAGCCTGCCTTTGTAGCGGACGGGTCTGGGGACGTAAGGGTCTGTAAAATCAACATAAGGCTGATCTTTCAGCCCAACTTCGATCTGCCGCGGGTCGTGCCCGTAGTAATCCTCTGATTTTACTAGCAGTTTTCCGTCGGTCGAATATACCCTTAAATTGTAATTCTTGTCAAGGACAATTATTTCAATGGATTTGTCGAAATTCGTGTCCTCCAGAGCCAGTCCGTAGAGGGTCGTTTCCTGATTCAAAAACCGCTCGACGCCCAGCTTTGCACCTTCTTTGTAGGTTTTATCCTTATATATCATATGGTGGATTTCTGACCCAAACGGTTCTTCCACTCCGGGCCGTTGGGTGAGGAGCCGGGGGACCCCCTCGTAGGAACGAATTACCCTGAAATACCGGTTGAGGCCGGTGGCGATTTTCTGGAACCGCGTCTGCCCTTCAGCCTGTTCGAGGATGAAGCTCTCCAACTTTTTGCCGACCTGGTTGGTGACGAAGATTTCCGCGCGGCCGTTGCCGTTGATGTCCGCCACGTCCACGGTGAGGAACCGGTTGAACTCTGCCGGCACGCGGATGGTGCCGATCTTGTCATAGTGTCCTTTGACGTAGTGGTAAATCATCACCTGGTTGCGGTCGATGAATACGAACTCGGGATCGCCGTCGCCGTCGAGGTCGCCCACATCCATATCCACCAGCACGAAGTCGAAGTCCTGCTTGCTGACGAACTGCACCGCGCCCAGGTCCTTGGCGGCCTGTGATTGTGCGCCCGTCTCCGGCGTGGCCAGTGCGGTGACCTCATCGAACACCACGCGCGCTTCCTGCAGGACGGCACCGTCCTCTACCGCGACCAGGCGGTAACGAAGCACCGTCTGGTCCTGGACCGTCTCCACCCGGGACAGGAGAAGCAGGTCGATGTCGATTTCCTTATCCAGCTTTTTCAGCACCTGCGTCTTCATGAGGTCGGCGGGTTGCAGGTTCTGATCCAGCATCCATGCCTGCAAACCGAACGCGGGCACCTCCATGCGCGGCCGTTTTTTGAGCGCGCGTTCGAGGGCCAGCCCCACCGCCTGCGTGTCGAGCGACAGGCCTTCCTCCTGCAGAACCGGCGCGGACAGGATGATCATTTTGCGGAAGCGGCTTTCCACGCCGTCGCCGTTCTGAATCGGTTCGTTGGTTTTCAGCGTGCGCGCAACGGAATAGTTGGTGCGCACCTCGGTCACCTCGATGACGCCGATGTCGGTTTCTTTTCTGCCGATGACCTCGCCCGTCACCGGGTGCACGATCTGCTCGCCGTAGCGCATGACTTTCAACCGGTCGCCGGTGTGGACCGGTTGTCCCTTTTTGAGGTCAATCAGCACCTCGCCGTTTTCCACCGACAGGACGATGCCCTGGATGTCGGGGAACTGCGCCTCGATCTGCTCCGCCATGCGGTCGAATCCGCTGGCGGCCCAGAGAGGGAACGCCCAAACGGACATTAGAATGAAAACGGTGAAAAAAATCCTTGGAGTGCGGGGGTGGGGGAAAATGTTCGGCATCGGCCTCAGGTATTCAGGAGTTGGACGGTGACCCGCTCGTCCTTCCGGAGTTCGCTTTTCTCCAGCGGGAACACGAGCAGGCCGTTGGCGGCGACGGTGGACTTGAGCACGCCGGACCCCTGCTGTTCCGCGGGGGTCACGGTGCAGTCGCCGCCGTCCCAGGAGACCACGGCACTCATGAAATGCACGCGGTCGGTTTTTTTCTTTATGGTTTCAGTGAGCGTCGCCTGCACCGTCCGCGGGCTCAGGTCGCACGCCCCCATCATCTTCTTGATCGCCGGGCGCACGAACTGCTCGAACGACACGAACGAGGACACCGGGTTGCCCGGCAGGCCGAACACCGGCGTCTCGCCGATCTTGCCGAAGGCGAGGGGCTTGCCCGGTTTCATGGCGACTTTCCAGAACACCATCTCGTTGCCCATTTTTTTCAGGCTCGCTTTCACCAGGTCGTAATCGCCCACCGACACGCCGCCGGAAGAGAGCACGATGTCGCTTTCCAGCGCCCACTCGAATTTTTCAAGGAGGTCCTTCTCGTCGTCTTTGGCGATGCCCATGTAGCGCGGCAGGCCGCCGGCCGAGGCCACCTGCGCCATCAGCATGTAGCCGTTGCTGTTGTATATCTGCGCGCCTTCCGGCACCTGGTCAAGATCGACGATCTCGTCGCCGGTGGAGAGGATGGCTACCGTGGGGCGCTGGCCGACGGTGACGCTGCTTCTGCCGCACACCGCCATCATGCCCACGTGCGCCGGGGTGATGACGCCGCCTTTCGGCACCACCACGTCACCGGTCTTCACATCTTCGCCCGCAAGGCGGATGTTCTCGCCCACCGTCGCCTTGTCCTTGGCGTACACGAAACTGCCGTTCTTGTCGGTGTCTTCCTGCATCAATACCGTGTCGGCGCCGGGCGGGATGGGGGCGCCGGTCATGATGCGGATGGCCTGGTTCGATTTCAGTGTGATCTTGCCGATGGAGCCTGCGGCGACCTCGTCCACGAGTTCCAGCTTGACCGGGCTCTCCGGCGTTGCCGACTGAATGTCGCCCGCGATCACCGCGTAGCCGTCCATTGCCGAGTTGTCGAGCGGCGGGTTGTTGCGGCGCGCGGTGATGTCTTCCGCCAGCACGCGTCCCAGCGCTTCGGTGATGGAGACCTTTTCCAGTCCCTTGGGTTCGATTTTGGCGAGGATGCTGGCGAGCGCCTCGTCGACGGTGATCATGCCCATTTCAGTCTTCCTCCTGTTCCCGCTTCACCCGGGCCACTTCGTATTCCTCGGGCGTGTTGACGTTCATGAAATCGGAGCGTTTGTCTTCCGGCACGCTGATGCAGTGAAACGGCAGTTCATTGATGATGCGCGACAACGACAGCTCGCGCCGCGACATGGCCTCGAACAGCGGCACGATGAACTTGGGTTCGTAAATGCCGCACATGGGCTCCACGCCGAGGCGTCCTTTCTTCATATAACAGGTGCCGTAGCGGAGCGGGTCGCGCTGTTCGATGATGTGCCGGACGTTGCGTTCCTTCAGGAACGGCATGTCACAGGCGACCACCAGCCACGCCTTGTCCGGATGGTTGGCCATCAAAGTGGCGAGACCGCCCACCGGACCCAGTCCGTTGTGCTCGTCGTTCAGCCGTTCGCAGTTGGTGAGGGCTTCGAGATCGCCCAGGTCCTGGTCCGGCCGCGCCGACAACACCACTTTATCGCAGAACCGCGACAACAAGTCCACCATCCGTTCGGCCTCCGTCTTTCCGTTGTAGGCGAGCGAGAACTTGGCCTTGCCCATGCGTTTGCTCTGCCCGCCGATGAACACGCCGCCATAGATCGGACTCGTGCACCGAAGAAAATGACCGCGCACGAATTCGTAAATGCGGTCCACCTCGTCGCGGTGAAACAGCGGGATGCCGAGATCGGTCAGCCCCGTGTCGTCGATCACGCCCTGGTGCACCACGGCTTTGATGCCGGTGTCGTCGCGGGAGATCGGCAGACGGCCTTCGGCGTCGAGGAACACGATCTTGTTGAACGGTGATTTCTTGTAACCCTCGATGAGGATGCAGTCGCACTGCTCGAGGGCGTGCGTGATGGAGCGTTTCTTGAACGGGTTCTCGGCGATGATGGCGAAGTGTTCGGGGTCGTTGATGGTGAGGATGCCCGCCCCCGCCTGTTGCGCGCGCCAGGTGTCCTTGCCTTCCTTGTCCATCTGGAAGCGGTGCGCGTCGTGCTTGTAATACCCGGCGCGGATGTGGTCGCGGCGGAACCGCTTGATCAATTCCACGAGCAGGGTGGTTTTGCCCACGCCGGAGAACCCGGCAAAGCAGAGGAAAGGGGTCTTGAAGCGTTCCCAGTAGCGGTCCATGCGGTTTTCTTTAATAACCTCCCACAAGGCTTGCCAAAACAGAGGGTTTCGCCAATGGGACAAGGTATAAGTTATTCAATTATTGAGATTTAGCTATTATTGGCGATAACTCGCGGACTGTCAATAAGTTTCCATTCCTCAACAACGGAAGCTAGTCGGTTGCAAAAAGGGTTTATTCAGAAAAAAGATGAGTTGCGAAGCAGGTTGCAAGCAAGCGCAACGTTGCAATTATGCGGTAGCGCAACAGTCCGGGTCCAGCCCACAGTGCAAAATAGCTCAAAAAAAGTGATTTGGAGCGCATCCGACGGTTTGGCACGAGCCTTGTAATGGAATGGGGGCAGGATGTTTCATGCAATTTATTCACCTCAGTAGGAGTTAGAGTTAATGGTTGAATTACCTACCCGCTTTCGTTTGAAACCCATTCAGCTGGTTCTGTTTTTGTTTTTCCTGTCCTGTGCCGCACCGGCGTGGTCGCATGGCGACTCCGTCATGGCCACGGCGCCGCACGTGCCGTCGCCCACCAAGCGGTCTGATGCGAAAACCGTGGAAGTGCATTTTGAGGCGAAGGAATTCGTCGGCGACCTGGCAGAGGGATTGGGAAAAGGCATCAAATATAAATTCTGGAGCTACAACGGCACCGTTCCGGGTCCCATGGTGCGTGTGCGCGTGGGTGATACGGTGCAGTTTCACCTGACCAATCCGAAGACCAACTCGCAGGATCACAACATCGACATGCACGCGGTGAACGGTCCGGGTGGCGGTGCGGCAGTGATCACCGTCGCTCCGGGCGAGACCCGTGTCTTCTCGTACAAGGCGTTGGCTCCCGGCCTGTTCATTTACCATTGCGCGGCGGGGCAGATCGTTGACCACATTGCCAACGGCATGTACGGCCTGATCCTGGTCGAGCCGGAAGGCGGCCTGCCGCCGGTGGACCGCGAATACTACGTCATGCGGAGCGAATTCTTCACCACCCAGAAGAAAGAAGGACTGGTGGAATTCGACATCCAGCGCGGTCTGGATGAGAACCCGACCTACGTTGTGTTCAACGGCAAGGAAGGCGGCGTGATGTTTGAGAACGCGCTCAAGGCCAAGGTTGGTGAAACCGTGCGCATCTACTACGGCAACATCGGTCCCAACCGGGTGTCTTCGTTCCACATTATTGGTGAAATCTTCGACAAGGTGTACATGGAAGGCGCAATCGGTGGACTGGTGAACACCAACGTGCAGACCACGATGATTCCTTCCGCGGGGGCGACCATTGTCGAGTTCAAAGTGGATGAGCCGGGCACGTATGCCCTGGTGGATCACAGCATTTTCCGGGTGGCGAAAGGGGCGATCGGTCACCTGGAGGTGGAAGGGGAAGCAGATCCTTCCGTCTTTCGAGCCGGGAAATAACCCCCACCCGGCTTGAAGCTCGCCCCACTCCCCCAACCCTCGTTCCTTCCCCGCGCAAGCGGGGAAGGAGCTGGTTGTTTGGAAGCTCAGCGGCGCTGGAGGGCAACTTGATTTTCCTCCGGCCGGCCTTTTGGAATACCCCCTCCGGGGGACTATTCAATACAGGGTCACCCATGTAATATGCATGGAGCCGTTTTATAAATTCCAAACAGGAGGGTTTTGGCATGCG
Protein-coding regions in this window:
- a CDS encoding peptidylprolyl isomerase, with the protein product MLFKTPARLLLTSLLAAVLFWPTVSIAQVADTHAPEDARMEINGRLVPPIVATVNGREIPGTMLASQVQMYKMFHQQQGHRVTPEQEAQYSKEALDNLIGQELLFQKAKQWGITVDDKAVRSEIEKIRGQFPSEELFDRALRLQGLNEGLLRASIERQLVEEQVTRTKLAPKANVTDEAVKTYYQENRDQFLQPPRWEFSHIFTAALRQEEPEDPKLKKRFHKLQDMVEADARKKIEKALKEIQSGKSFEDIAKEYSEHEETRQNGGKWGTMARDEMPEEIYEAISKMKPGQTSGIVRSQYGFHILRLDATHPEEAVPLDQVKTDLLNHLLKEEVKKEKDKLVQELRDKADVEVFF
- a CDS encoding alginate export family protein, with amino-acid sequence MKRKLLAAGAVTVAVLLAGVMVAQAASVKFGGQMRPRYEIFEQNDFDKKTDPTHFFLTRIRLNADVNIDDKIGAFIQFQARGVYGAGTGGLIPGPAPGPRNAAVPADGLVDVGLHQAYFTVQDFFGMPADLKIGRQEVVLDGHRLFGNTGWTTGAQSSDAIRLDHHHGDNMFSYIFIKAIEANGSVPFAVGGNSAGAPVNLGPAGPGGLLGQGTCGRGTGFGGGDLSDNCDREDHVFWGNIKTLVPNAVISPYLVITVDNSWNGSGTSAGNPANEMITVGGRIAGSAGGFDYRFEGYFQGGRAEGIATTMPVTGKAVSAANLTAYTKGAGSGVDRRAYMIGARVGKTFKNVMWTPNVTLWYDRLSGTDSEDIQDGIWGTFDTLYDTGHKFYGYMDTYLNATGGDTSYLGLEDIAIKTAMNPASNWTVKADFHYFKTPAENIDLGRELDITLVHKYSSNLTMTAGYSNYWADQGFYLVNPRVVRNSPTVRDGSANWGYVQLDLKF
- a CDS encoding FG-GAP repeat domain-containing protein — translated: MAEQIEAQFPDIQGIVLSVENGEVLIDLKKGQPVHTGDRLKVMRYGEQIVHPVTGEVIGRKETDIGVIEVTEVRTNYSVARTLKTNEPIQNGDGVESRFRKMIILSAPVLQEEGLSLDTQAVGLALERALKKRPRMEVPAFGLQAWMLDQNLQPADLMKTQVLKKLDKEIDIDLLLLSRVETVQDQTVLRYRLVAVEDGAVLQEARVVFDEVTALATPETGAQSQAAKDLGAVQFVSKQDFDFVLVDMDVGDLDGDGDPEFVFIDRNQVMIYHYVKGHYDKIGTIRVPAEFNRFLTVDVADINGNGRAEIFVTNQVGKKLESFILEQAEGQTRFQKIATGLNRYFRVIRSYEGVPRLLTQRPGVEEPFGSEIHHMIYKDKTYKEGAKLGVERFLNQETTLYGLALEDTNFDKSIEIIVLDKNYNLRVYSTDGKLLVKSEDYYGHDPRQIEVGLKDQPYVDFTDPYVPRPVRYKGRLVPVQKRNQRFLLVPKNHRFGGDWLSELVVINSSSLAFIAVNREGMETAFETNKQKGYLAAFQVVGTKDSRRHQVHVATVADKGGLFRDEKMTTLFVYDWK
- a CDS encoding molybdopterin molybdotransferase MoeA, whose product is MITVDEALASILAKIEPKGLEKVSITEALGRVLAEDITARRNNPPLDNSAMDGYAVIAGDIQSATPESPVKLELVDEVAAGSIGKITLKSNQAIRIMTGAPIPPGADTVLMQEDTDKNGSFVYAKDKATVGENIRLAGEDVKTGDVVVPKGGVITPAHVGMMAVCGRSSVTVGQRPTVAILSTGDEIVDLDQVPEGAQIYNSNGYMLMAQVASAGGLPRYMGIAKDDEKDLLEKFEWALESDIVLSSGGVSVGDYDLVKASLKKMGNEMVFWKVAMKPGKPLAFGKIGETPVFGLPGNPVSSFVSFEQFVRPAIKKMMGACDLSPRTVQATLTETIKKKTDRVHFMSAVVSWDGGDCTVTPAEQQGSGVLKSTVAANGLLVFPLEKSELRKDERVTVQLLNT
- the mobB gene encoding molybdopterin-guanine dinucleotide biosynthesis protein B codes for the protein MDRYWERFKTPFLCFAGFSGVGKTTLLVELIKRFRRDHIRAGYYKHDAHRFQMDKEGKDTWRAQQAGAGILTINDPEHFAIIAENPFKKRSITHALEQCDCILIEGYKKSPFNKIVFLDAEGRLPISRDDTGIKAVVHQGVIDDTGLTDLGIPLFHRDEVDRIYEFVRGHFLRCTSPIYGGVFIGGQSKRMGKAKFSLAYNGKTEAERMVDLLSRFCDKVVLSARPDQDLGDLEALTNCERLNDEHNGLGPVGGLATLMANHPDKAWLVVACDMPFLKERNVRHIIEQRDPLRYGTCYMKKGRLGVEPMCGIYEPKFIVPLFEAMSRRELSLSRIINELPFHCISVPEDKRSDFMNVNTPEEYEVARVKREQEED
- the nirK gene encoding copper-containing nitrite reductase; the encoded protein is MVELPTRFRLKPIQLVLFLFFLSCAAPAWSHGDSVMATAPHVPSPTKRSDAKTVEVHFEAKEFVGDLAEGLGKGIKYKFWSYNGTVPGPMVRVRVGDTVQFHLTNPKTNSQDHNIDMHAVNGPGGGAAVITVAPGETRVFSYKALAPGLFIYHCAAGQIVDHIANGMYGLILVEPEGGLPPVDREYYVMRSEFFTTQKKEGLVEFDIQRGLDENPTYVVFNGKEGGVMFENALKAKVGETVRIYYGNIGPNRVSSFHIIGEIFDKVYMEGAIGGLVNTNVQTTMIPSAGATIVEFKVDEPGTYALVDHSIFRVAKGAIGHLEVEGEADPSVFRAGK